The Gossypium hirsutum isolate 1008001.06 chromosome A03, Gossypium_hirsutum_v2.1, whole genome shotgun sequence genome contains the following window.
CTTCATTGCATCCGGAGCTTCCTCGTATAGAAACTCCAATAGCCCCACTATGGAAAACACTTCAGCTATACCAATTAGGCAATACTGGATCAACAACCAGTATGCACTTAGATCGGGCAAGGGAGTTAGGAAACTAAACTTGTACCCGTGTTTTATAGCGTAGCCTCTTCGAAACCTTTCGAAAACCCCACCCCAGGCTACAGATAAGATGGAAATAAACAGACCAATGCCTACTCTCTGAAGCTGAGAAGCACCGTGTGGATGACCGGTGATGCGTCGTGATACAGGAACGAATACGGAGTAATAGAGACACAGTACAAGAAATATGCTGAGGCCGGGAAATACAGGCATGCATGTTACTGGGAGTTTGAGTTTACCAATGTGAGTATTCAAGGTGTATGCCTGCTGTATTGAGAGAGTTATAAATTCTGTTAAGATAACATTCAGCATAATCGTGCAAGCTGGTATTGGAATAATTTTAACGAGTATCTTGACTTcctctacttgagtcactgtgcAGAGCCTCCAGGGACTTGGATTGCCCCCGTCTTCCTTCAATTGGAGTGCTGCCTTATCCAAGCATCTGCAACACCAAAAACAATTGGAAATCAGATGTAACAAATAAATCAATTTGATCTGCAATTGAGAAATGGAACGAGAGCAGCCTATACCTGAAATCGTCAGTATGAGGTATCTTTCCACTGCCCTTTATAGCAGAATGTCTTCCAGGGAGCTCGTAGAGGCCTACTAACTCGCTTCTAGTAAAAGGGACATGTCGTTTCTTGAAGGCAGCAACGAGGACCTGAGCAACTCGGGTTAGGGGGCTGCCTCCAGGCAACCTATGCCTGTATAAAGGAGTACCAGCAAAGAACAACATGTTGGACACTCCCATAGCTATAGCTAATGAACCGAAGGCAGCTCCCCATCCACGCTCTATCTGGATGTAGACTACCAGAGTGAATGCCACAATTGCCCCAATAGTAACACAGAGGTAAAAGAAGTTGAAAAACCTATCCAGGAGGGTCTTGTAATCTTTACTTCTTTCATCAAACTGATCAGCCCCAAAAGACGAGACGCAGGGTCTTATACCTGCGGCTCCGAAAGCAGTTATATAAAGGACAACATAGAGGTAAAGCATCTGCCATGGTTTTGCAGGCTCGCAACTACCCAAAAGCAGGGACAGTTGATCGCATTGATCTTGATTTGGCACAAAAATTTTCATGGATGCACATAAAGTTATCCCTATCAAACCCTGTAGGAATCAAGGTTGACAAGTGAGGAAAGGAAAATACCAAATTACTTAACAAAGGGTTCTATAAATAAGGGATATCTCACCGCAAGATAAATAGTAGTGAAAATGGCTATTGTCCAATATCGACCGAGATAAGCATCGGCTAGAAAACCACCAAGGACAGAGGATGCTTGAGATATCCCCAGGAAATTGTTAACTGCATTTGAAGAACTTGAAAAGGGTCTATGCATAACATAGAACATAAAGGCCACCATGTTCACCGATAGGCCAAAATAAGCCATTCGTTCGGCCATCTCATTTCCTGGAAGGATAAAGAGTTTAATTTTCACAAATCCCACACGTGCAAAGTACAACAGGAACTGTATAGATTGTGACCTAAGGTAGAAGAAACTGTgttattttaccaaaaataaataagGCGGCAATCCATCCCCCAGTCTTTGAAAGATCTGCAATAGGCTTCCCATGGATATCAACAGGCGTTGTGCCCCCAGTATAACCACGCCCAAAAGCTGTTCGTCTATTATCAGACTCGATAAAAAACACCCCCAGTTTCTTCCTGGACCTTCCATCCACTTCCAAACTAGCTGGTGTCTCAAGCATATCTTCAGGCGATTTGATTTCTCTGCTACCCATATCTCTTTTCtccttgaaaataaatttaaaaacccTCCTATCAATGGATTTTTCAAGCTTACTGCCACAAACATGCTAGGGTAGAAAGCTAAGCTTCTAATAGTTGTGGTAAAAGTGGGAGCAACCTTGTGTCAAATCATTGggttagaaaattttcaaacctgACGGCCAGTACCGAGCATACCAATTAATGTTGAACAAGAATGTGAAATGCATGATTTCTGAGTTCCATGAGTGATCACTTGAATTGAATGACCAGTGAGAAAGGGAAACATGAACAGGCTACTTACCTCAATACTAAGGAACTTGCAGTGTTAAATTCACTAACTGTACTCTCACATCACTGAGATTGTAGAGCAAGCAGTGCTTCCTTAATATCATAAGTTGATAACCGTGCAAGTTATGGAAGCTTAAAGGTGAGAGAGAAGAGAATTCATGTTCTTGGGGGGCAGTTAGTAATCACAACCTATTCTAATACTTATTGAATGAAATGAGAACACTCTCACACACCATAATAAAGGGAGGTCCAACCGTCCACAAGGACCAATCAGAAAATGGTTAAAGAGTCATAAATGGAATGAGAAAAGTAGAAACCAATAGCAATAGACAGTGTTAGCTGTGAAGCGGCATTAATGGCTACAAACGTAAGATTTGTACTTGGACATCTACTCCATGTTTTGAAGTACCAACACGAAAATGGTGGCCTTTGTATCTTCAAATTCAAGGCCTAAAACTCTACCTATAGCTCTCTCGCTTTCTCTGGCTACTGCTTTAGTAGCAACATGAAAATGGTGGCTTTTAAGTTTTGATTTAAACGAAAGTGTGAAATATAGGTGCAAGCAAATCAAGTCGACCCTTTTGGAGGCCTTAATGTTGGAAGATATGGTACTTTTTGGCTCCGCTTTTTTAGGGTTCTTGTCAACGTCTTGTTTTTGTGATATCATGCAGAGTCGTAAAAGGTACTAGCAGACcataataaaaaggttaaattgtcTTTATCATAATTCTAAAAGGCGGAACATAATAACTATGTATGTGCTTGATAAGGCATTAAAATTACGTGTAAGTCATTATCTACTTTTCCaataccaaaattttaattttgattagatAAATCTATTAGATCAgcttctttaatttaattatttaaaaattttaaaatccattAATTCtatcaataaaataacattatattttatgagtatcatgtaaaaatattaagtttacATGACATTACAATATAATAGTACACTTTCAGcatataattttagaaataataaaatttaataactattttttaaatcaagattaaaattttaaaactcgaaaatagaaaaaacatatgaattaatagtagaatttgacaAAATAAGTAATAATTTATCCTTTTCAATGTATTTATAACTcgccttaattttttttttcaaaaagatgtTATTTAAGTGTTTGGTAGTTCCCATATAAGATTCTAATTGAATGCGAATGTGAATACTTACAACATTATAGAGTTTGATGTACATGATAAGGTGTTATTACAATTCTAAAAAGATTACGTTGGGTACACTAAATACTTTATTGAGAATATGatgttaaatttcaaaattattgatCAAATACACTTTTAGTTTtaacattttcctttttttagaaaaagttagTTTATTGTTAATAAACACGTAATATAACCtatttagttttaaattaataaaaataaattgatatatgaatttaatataagttttaaatatttaataaatatgtaaattagaataaaattaaaatttaattcagtagttgttaaaataaatttaaaattaaatgaacttTATGATATGtagtttgaaaaaaatattttacaaaaataatgaagaaaaaataataattttgtttcaaaaaggtaatttttaattttttaacgatTATTCAAAGGAATAACATTTTTATATACAAGGGAAAGCAATTCTGAAATGAAAGTTAcgttcatgaaaaaaaaaatactttttagtatATCAAACAGAGAACCAATCTTTCAATAATTAAATTCTTAAGAAAATTACCACCTATCATCATAcaaaataatgtttttaaaaatatatttaaattaattagttttgtatttagaaaaaaaatattaaaattaattttttaaatcttatcTAGACCTACTGAATATAATATAGTTtgctaataaaattaaaatataatacatttatGTTTTGAAACAATATAATTTCAATATACATAATTAGGCAGAAGATGGTAATGAGATATTCCATCTTTGATGGGTTCAGCAAAGACGGGCTTTTCCAAGAAGCAATGAAGCTTTTTTGGATTATGGGTGCTGATGTTGGATTGTTTAACGGCTTCCGCAAAGCCCATAAGCTTTAGCGATGCAAATAGATTTTCAACAAAATGTTATTAGGGTCGACTCGATAGGttggattaaaaataaataaatttacttaattcattAATCGCATATTCTAATCCATTTAGCTTAGTTGGCTTAACATCAATCCGctcaatttattaaaacaaaattttataactatttCTTTTCAATtgtgagaaataaaatattatatatactaTTCGGACGATGAATTGTGCCATTAATTTTGACTTGATAATGCAGCAAGACAGTGATATGTTGCTATTGGACCCTCTTTGGGGTTTAGAGTTCAATCAAATTGCACGAATTtttgttgttccttttatgtatatgtatatttcatATTAATTCCAATTTTTAGATATTGTTTTTGAAGTTATAAGGTATTAATAGCATCATCAACATTTGTTGTTGTgatattaatctcattataaattcttattatatttgctctttttgatacaatatttaaaattactcaTAGTCCATTCCTAACCCTTAAATGGGAGGATAATACAATTCggcgcactcgaacccacattCTCTTGCATTAGTAATAATGGCGATACCAATCAAGTTAAAACTCTATCCGCTattgttatgaaatttaaattttatacataatggtaaaataaattgttaaatgttataGTATAAGCAATgatctaatttaatattttagggtattaatagtaacaaaatttatggttgtaaatttgaaattttatacataaagaaaaaaattgttaaatgtaataatattagcaacaattttaaaatattattaggtAATTTAAATCAACACAAATTGTTATTGCAAATTCTTGATTTAATTTATGCAATGATAAAATAAGTtgttattaaaagttaaaatattattaaccactttaaaatttcattatgtgatttaattttatgattattgATCACATTGtgaatttttaatcaaatacatAACGTCAAAATAAAGGGAGACTAGGGTTACCTTTGGTTCACTGTTTAACCCCAGTGACGTGCAGTTGGGCTACCAACCTCACTGGCAACCTGTTTGGTTCAGCATTTTAGTGCAACCAAAATCAATTTTCACCACACTGATATCCCAAAAACCAACTAGAGTTGAAAGCAATAGTAAGTTCACTGGTGCAGcagatgtaacaccccctaatcccaaaccgtcaccggaatagggttacgaggtgttaccgaacatattggttaatttacaaacaattttatgaataaacaataaatatattaaaattaaatcattaagtcTCTTTTATGAACCCTCGAGGCCTAAATCATGTTATTATAAATGAATAGGGACTTATTCAAGTACTCCAAAAATTTTtcgtaatataataataattatttttaaaaaaaaattaaatataacccctttagaaacatctaaccttccctgcaatttcaaatTTGCAACTAACTCAACACAACAACAACTCAACAAATACAATCTTCATCCAAATCATATTCGTCTTATAACAATATCACTAATCCTTATTTTATCTAACATTATATCCATTCATACTTTCAAGTAGTATTTAAACATCTTAATTAATttccattcatatcatatatcaacttatattaacttaactaatatatTCATGAGTTGATACAAAACATAGTCacatcagctcctatacatgccatataaaccatttaAAGTATTTATAACAAAATGTACCGGAAAATcgagatagtgtgacttgagcgtGATGATCCGATCCTCTGACCCTCCCGTTAATCTACAAAGAGAAATAAACATTACAGGTAAGCTAACTATatcttagtaagttcgtcggcttaaaccataaaccttaccaatattagtttcaaaaattcaaatcatatggaCATTTCAAGTAAGTTACTTTCATCTTGTAAATCATAatctcattttaaaaataatttacttaattgagctcaaaaataatgataacattatttacatttctttttccacacgtTACAATTACGACTTACTGACTTATCAATTTAAGGAAcgacttacggatttgagtacatcgtgatctAATACCCGAAATCTAACTGAAGCACaaaagtgctaaacggaagcccgaaggctaactgaagcacaaaagtgctaaacggaagctcGAAGGCTAACTGAATCTCatcagagctgaactgaaaccccaaaagggttaactgaaactcatatgagttaacagaagctcgaaagagctaaacagaaagcaaACACGAGAGTTCGTAACAAATActgaatctcggtttacttgggtaatttaccgtcaattcatctttttcaccaaacgatcgtactcatttctTGCGTTCCGTTCCTCCGAATTACTCAGttcaattttgtaacttttgtacatgatttaattattttcaacaatcaacatacataaatattgatcaccattcataaaataacattgaaatttaataatttacccGTACGAACATACCCGGAACAATGTGCAGTAGTTGTAGAGATTTCTTGaactattttgaaattttctcttttcctcgtttatcctcaatttcttgatctataatataaaattttcacttatcagtattgacttcacattcattctatttcacatccttaatgtttATAACCCGCTTACAAGTAACATTATCTGCAATTTTACTATTTACCTATGTATATTCAATGCTGTCCAtccatgtcatagtcactaaattatttttatcttgagctacagaactccaaattaggatccgctaattttcactgaatctagactcacatatcttcttatcataaaattttaagaatttttggtttagccaataattacagtttattatttaaagtcacccctgttctgctgtctgacagttctaacctttcttcactaaaaattaattatctctttataaagaattcggatgatatttccatttgttccttttgaaaatagactcattaagaattctggaaatataaatttaagtccctaattatttttattaaattttttatgagttttcaaagtcagaacaggggaactcgaattcattctgaccttgtctcacaaaattaattatatctcatgatttacaaatcctttgcttacactgtttcttctatgagaaactagactcaataagctttaatttcatattttgttcatcttctaatcaatttatggtgatttttcaaagttagtctactgctgctgtccaaactattttagtgcaagctatttattaccattttttccctaagcttttaataaataacaatttcgtccctactcaattagcctctaaattgagctaatttttctcaattaatactttattctatcacctttaaatagtttacaacctttaggaatcaaaatttcagaaatagactttaattccaaacattttcacaattaggtcctaaaaatcaatttctattgaattaCCTAATAGAataatctcataaacaaattaatgctttaatttcattctatttcatcataaacttacagcactcaaccatggtgactttcaatttcatccatgaaataaaaaactaatgaatttaatagtaggacctagtcgtaaaagtcttagaaacacaaaaattacaagaaaaaggcaaggattaactcacttggtgcaaaacgtatgaaataccagcttatagaaccctcctatggcatttttagctgctggaattgaagagaaatgaagagaaatctagatatttcctatttagtcctagctttatttagttaattttgcaatattctaattttgcccttaattcatcaattttcctgctgatttcaaaCCCCTTGCCGTctagcccaaatagaccttgggtctatttgccttttaaaccctctttcttttatcatttaagctatttaatcattcttcataaatttacatttgttacaatttagtcctttttatttaattaaccatcgaaactttaaaatttcttgacgaaactttaatactaacctattaacactccataaatatttatggctcgttttaaaaattttcaaactctcgatacctcattttcgattctaaatttttttttaatatttatttctagtacacaattcgctatttcaaaaattttcctaacttcacatttaacttatattcactaaattattaatatttttctactcatttgtcggatttagtgatctcgatcactgttccgacaccactgaaaatttaggctattacaattctccccctcttaagaaatttcgtcctcgaaatttgttacctgaaaaTAGGTTCGGATATTGTGCTTTCATTGATTCCTCTGTTTCCCAGGTTGCTCCctccacaccatgtcgatgccacaacaCTTTAACTAATGGTACCTTTTTATTCCACAGTTCTTTaatttctcgagctaaaatctttactGGTTCTTTTGAATAAGTCATATCTAACTGAAGCTGAATTTCTGTATgcggaatcacatgtgaagggtctgatctataacgTCTcagcatagacacatggaatacattatgaatcttctcaagCTCTGGAGGTAAaactaaccgatatgctacagggccgactctttcaataatctcgtatggtccaataaatcttggacttagttttccttttctgccaaatcgtAATACTTTTTTCCACGGCGACACCTTTAAGAACACCTGATCACCCACATTAAActctatttctcttcttttcaagtcagcatatgatttctgacgatctcgGATAATCcgaaccttttcttcagtttcccgaatTAAATTGACCCCCACTAACTTGGATTCACTCAATTCTAACCAATGCAATGGAGTCTTacattttcttccatataaagcttcaaatGGCGCCATCTTTATActggattgataactgttgttgtaagcaaattcggccagtggtaaatacttttcccaactatcaccaaactcaagtatacaacatctcaacatgtcttccaaaatctgaattactcgctctgattgcccatcagtctgaagatgaaaagcggtactaaaatttagctttgtacctaaagcttcttgtagtttgctccaaaacctcgatgtaaaCCTTGTATCTCGATCCATAATAATGGATGTTGGAACCCCATGTAACCTCACAATCTCAGAGATATACAATTCTGCTAACTTTTCCAGTGGAAAATctgttctgactggaataaaatgtgctgattttgtcaatctatcgaCAATTACCCAGAttgaatctttcttcttcgggGTCATAGGTaacccggatacaaaatccatcgtaacatgTTCtcacttccactctggaatcataataggttgtaataaacccgttggtacctgatgttctgctttcacctgttgacatattaaacactttgtTACAAACTCACAAATTTCCCTTTTCATACCAGGCCACTaatacatctatttcaaatcacaatacatttttgtacttccagGGTGAATAGAATacctactactgtgagcttcagaaagaatatcatttttcaagtctaaattattTGGAATGCAAATTCTTTTACGATAGTATAACATAACATTCTCATCAATGTTATACTCTGAATCCTGCTTGTCTCGAGCTATTTGTTTCTTTAATACCAACTTTGAATCTTCATCTTTCAATTCCGCTATTACAGATCCATCTTCACTAACAGACAAATGGGCATTCATTGACCGAAGTGTAAACAAAGATGATTTCCGAATGAGTGCGTCAGCAACTATATTAGCCatccccggatgataatcgataacaaggtcataatattttaataactcaagccatcttctctgtctcaaattcaactctttctgcgtcatcaaatacttcaaacttttatgatctgtatacacataacatttttcactatataaataatgtctccaaattttcaaagcaaaaacaattgcatccaattccaaatcatgcgtaggataattcttctcgtgtaaTTTTAGCTGCCAAGAAGCATAGGCCACCACTTTTCCCGACTGCATCagcacacaacctaaaccatttaaagatgcatcactgtatacaACATATGGCACACCTGATTCTAGTTGAGTCAACACTGGAGCTTTTGTTAACATattcttcaactgatcaaaactttgttggcattcGTCAGACCACACAAACTTAACATTCTTCTGTAGCAATCGTGTCATAGGCGAAGcaatcattgaaatttttttaataaaacggcgataatatccagctaaacccagaaaacttcgtaCTTCTGTTACATTCCTTGGAGTtttccaatttaccactgcaGATACTTTATTCAGATCTACTCGAATCCCTTCGGctgaaacaatgtgacccaaaaatcccacctcatgaagccaaaattcacatttgctaaattttgcatataattacttttttcgcaaagtttgtaacactatCCTTAAATGTTGAGCATACTCGGGTTCTGTCTTTGAATagatcagtatgtcatcaataaacacaactataaatctatccaaataaggctGAAAAATCCGAGTCATTAAGTCTATTAATGCAGCaggggcattagttaaaccaaaaggcattaccaaaaactcgtaatgaccatacctagttctgaaggcagttttcggcacatcacatTCTTTAACTTTCAGTTGATAATATCCGGATCgaagatctatctttgaaaacacggcagcacctttcaacttatcaaacaaatcatcaatgcgaggcaaagggtatttatttttaattgtaaccCTGTTTAGCTGCCTGTAGTCTATGCACAGTCTTAGAgattcgtttttctttttcacgaacaaaactggtgcaccccaatgtGACATACTCGGTTTAATaaaccctttgtctagtaattcctgcAACTGTGTCTTCAGCTCTTTTAACTCAGCTGGTGCCATACGGTATGGTGTTATTGATATAGGAGTTGTCCCCGGTACTacatcaatcacaaattcaacttcccgatctggtggtaaacccggtaattcttcaggaaatacgtCAGGAAATTCATTAACAACCGACAACTGTTCTAGTTTTGGTTCAGATCCTTGAGTATCAAGGATGTAAGCTAAAAATACTTCATTACCCTTCCGCATTAACCTCTTAGCCGAAAAagctgaaataattttaacaacatcatttgaattctcaGGCTCTACAGAAAGTATATCACCTATCTGACATTTCAAACTGATCTGCTTCTCACGAcaatttaccacagcatcatattttgtcaaccaatccattcccaatataacatcaaattcccgaaagggtagCAACATTAAATCAGCACGGAACTCACAGCCTTTTATTTTCAGTGGACAATTTCGACACACTAAATTTACTATCACCTTTTGCCCTAACGGATTAGTAACTTGAATATCATATTCAGTTGGTTCAACAGACAATTTCTTTTCTAATGCTAATActgtgcaaatataagaatgtgtagaccctgggtcaattaatgcatatacaataacatcaaagagatagaaagtaccagcaataACGTCTGGAGCCGTGGCTTCTTCTCTAGCTCGGATGGCGTATGTACGTGCTGGTGCTCTAACCTCTGACCGAGCAACAGAATCTTTTGCACTCGAGTGAGTAGCTCTTGCAGCACTGCTTTGACTCGCACGTTTACTTCTCTGAGAAGTAGTCATCTGTTTCTCCTTCTgttcttcttcatctttttctaACAGAGGACAATTCCGAATAAAATGATCAGTGGCTCCACATTTGTAGCAAGCTTCTGTTTTACCTCTGCATTCACCCAAGTGGTATTTTCCACAGTGTTGACATTTAGACCTGGGAGTATTTTGTACACTGGCTTCACTAGCAATTGATCTGATTGATATTCCACGATCAGATTGAGTTACTCTAGTCTTCGATCGTTCAGGTACCGATGTAGCTCTAATGGAATCCTCCTTAAACTTTTTAATTGGAAATGCTGAAAATGTTTTGGAGGAGCTTCTTTTATAagattttttatttcttctttctcgTTGCATCTTTCTGTTGTACACTTCTTCCATTTTTTGAGCTCGATCGGATAAAACCATAAATTCTCGAATTTTCGTACCGCCTATCATCATTCTGATTTCATCATTCAGACATTCTTCAAATCTAACACACATGTCTTCTTCTGTAGGAACAATCTCTCGAGCATATCTGCTAAGGTA
Protein-coding sequences here:
- the LOC107896965 gene encoding protein NRT1/ PTR FAMILY 6.1, encoding MGSREIKSPEDMLETPASLEVDGRSRKKLGVFFIESDNRRTAFGRGYTGGTTPVDIHGKPIADLSKTGGWIAALFIFGNEMAERMAYFGLSVNMVAFMFYVMHRPFSSSSNAVNNFLGISQASSVLGGFLADAYLGRYWTIAIFTTIYLAGLIGITLCASMKIFVPNQDQCDQLSLLLGSCEPAKPWQMLYLYVVLYITAFGAAGIRPCVSSFGADQFDERSKDYKTLLDRFFNFFYLCVTIGAIVAFTLVVYIQIERGWGAAFGSLAIAMGVSNMLFFAGTPLYRHRLPGGSPLTRVAQVLVAAFKKRHVPFTRSELVGLYELPGRHSAIKGSGKIPHTDDFRCLDKAALQLKEDGGNPSPWRLCTVTQVEEVKILVKIIPIPACTIMLNVILTEFITLSIQQAYTLNTHIGKLKLPVTCMPVFPGLSIFLVLCLYYSVFVPVSRRITGHPHGASQLQRVGIGLFISILSVAWGGVFERFRRGYAIKHGYKFSFLTPLPDLSAYWLLIQYCLIGIAEVFSIVGLLEFLYEEAPDAMKSIGSAYAAIAGGLGCFAASIINSIVKSVTRNPENKQQSWLSQNINNAKFDYFYWLLTVLSIINFCIFLYSAHRYKYRTEQTFEAWETKQNILAEES